The Petrotoga miotherma DSM 10691 genome contains the following window.
GTATGTATTTTAAAAGTTGTAGAAGTACACGCGGATCATTGTAGCTTTTGTGTTCAAAGAGAATGTATATGTATCCATACACATTAAGGGGCAAGCCCCTTAAGATCCCCAAAACCTAATTTTGTTTTAGAAGATTTTTTTACATAAACCAGTAAAAGGCAAGCCCCTTAAGATCCCCGAAATCAAGTTCAAATTCAAAATCATTTAAAAACATAGTTTGCACAAAGCAGCAAACGTAGATAGTTTTCTAAGAAATTTTGAGCTATTTTTTTGTTACCAAAATGTCTTTTGAAGAAAGCATCGTGTGGATTGTTTAATTCGCTCATCTTTGACCTCGCTTTGTACTGTATCGTTTGTTCTGTTCAATTTAATTATACCAAATCTTTTTGAAGGCGCGCTGTCTCGTGTTAGATCATTTAGATCATAATTAATTGTCATCGAAATAGGGTGATGTTTAGATTGTATTTATGACTTTGAAATTGATTTGTTTTTTGTTAAATG
Protein-coding sequences here:
- a CDS encoding Rpn family recombination-promoting nuclease/putative transposase, translating into MSELNNPHDAFFKRHFGNKKIAQNFLENYLRLLLCANYVFK